In the genome of Hymenobacter cellulosivorans, one region contains:
- a CDS encoding ribulokinase — translation MQTSDSYVIGIDYGTDSVRALLVNARTGAEVAQAVHPYARWKEQRYCNAAKNQFRQHPLDHIEGLEATVRQVASKVPAEQIVGLAVDTTGSTPGPVNEQGVALALLPQFAENPNAMFVLWKDHTALAEAAEINQKARSWGGDDYTKFEGGIYSSEWFWAKIMHVTRQDEAVAQAAYSWMEHCDWLTLLLTGADLHTFKRSRCAAGHKAMWHHSWGGLPMEHFIVELEPKLTLLRGHLYQDTFTADEVAGHLSEEWATRLGLTTKTVVAVGTFDAHAGAVAGEIEAYSMVKVMGTSTCDIVVAPMDEVGEKLVPGICGQVDGSVIPGMLGLEAGQSAVGDLLAWFRQVIEWPLQTMLASSKVLSAEQQAALRQEMSDNMMVELNKAAAAVDPDESQVLALDWVNGRRTPDANQALKGAIMNLTMGTSAPHIFRALVESICYGSKQIVERFEQEGIPIKQVIGLGGVAKKSAFMMQTLADVLNRPIKVAESDQAPALGAAMYAAVAAGIHPDVVSAQKAMGNGFAESYQPNPARVADYQRRYEQYQAFGQYVEHATLGEPAETSILV, via the coding sequence ATGCAAACCTCCGACTCTTACGTTATTGGCATCGACTACGGCACCGACTCCGTGCGGGCCCTGCTGGTGAATGCCCGCACCGGTGCCGAAGTAGCCCAGGCCGTGCACCCCTACGCCCGCTGGAAAGAGCAGCGCTACTGCAACGCGGCCAAAAACCAGTTTCGCCAACACCCCCTCGACCACATCGAAGGTCTGGAAGCCACCGTCCGCCAAGTGGCCAGCAAGGTGCCCGCCGAGCAGATTGTGGGCCTAGCCGTGGATACCACCGGCTCGACGCCCGGCCCGGTGAATGAGCAGGGGGTGGCCCTGGCGTTGCTGCCCCAATTCGCCGAAAACCCCAACGCCATGTTCGTGCTCTGGAAAGACCACACGGCCCTGGCCGAGGCGGCCGAAATTAACCAGAAGGCCCGCTCCTGGGGCGGCGACGACTACACCAAGTTCGAGGGTGGCATCTATTCCTCGGAGTGGTTTTGGGCCAAGATCATGCACGTGACCCGCCAGGACGAAGCTGTGGCCCAGGCCGCCTACTCCTGGATGGAGCACTGCGACTGGCTGACCCTGCTGCTCACCGGCGCCGATTTGCACACCTTCAAGCGCAGCCGCTGCGCCGCCGGTCACAAGGCCATGTGGCACCACAGCTGGGGCGGCCTGCCCATGGAGCACTTCATCGTGGAGCTCGAACCCAAGCTGACCCTGTTGCGCGGCCATTTGTACCAGGACACGTTTACGGCCGACGAAGTAGCGGGCCACCTTTCCGAGGAGTGGGCCACCCGCCTGGGCCTGACCACCAAAACCGTGGTAGCCGTGGGTACTTTCGACGCTCATGCCGGGGCCGTGGCCGGCGAAATCGAGGCCTACTCGATGGTAAAAGTAATGGGCACCAGCACCTGCGACATCGTGGTGGCGCCCATGGACGAAGTAGGGGAGAAGCTCGTGCCCGGTATCTGCGGGCAGGTGGATGGCTCGGTGATTCCCGGTATGCTGGGCCTCGAAGCCGGGCAGTCGGCGGTGGGTGATTTGCTGGCGTGGTTCCGGCAGGTAATCGAGTGGCCCTTGCAGACCATGCTGGCTTCTTCCAAAGTGCTGAGCGCCGAACAACAAGCGGCTCTGCGCCAGGAAATGAGCGACAACATGATGGTGGAACTCAACAAGGCCGCCGCGGCCGTCGACCCCGACGAGTCACAGGTGCTGGCCCTGGACTGGGTGAACGGCCGCCGCACGCCCGACGCCAACCAGGCCCTGAAAGGCGCCATCATGAACCTGACGATGGGCACCTCGGCCCCCCACATTTTCCGGGCCCTGGTCGAGTCCATCTGCTACGGCTCCAAGCAAATCGTGGAGCGCTTCGAGCAGGAAGGCATTCCAATCAAGCAGGTAATCGGGCTGGGCGGCGTGGCCAAGAAGTCGGCCTTTATGATGCAGACTCTGGCTGACGTGCTCAACCGCCCCATTAAAGTAGCCGAATCGGACCAGGCGCCGGCCCTGGGTGCGGCCATGTACGCGGCCGTCGCCGCCGGTATTCATCCCGACGTGGTTTCGGCGCAAAAGGCTATGGGCAACGGCTTTGCGGAGAGCTACCAGCCCAACC